From Zingiber officinale cultivar Zhangliang chromosome 5B, Zo_v1.1, whole genome shotgun sequence, the proteins below share one genomic window:
- the LOC121986881 gene encoding glucan endo-1,3-beta-glucosidase-like yields MDDDAECVLPAMRNLHHALESAGLADRLTVDTGVLGSTFPPSNDAFSADATTFLSPIAAFLANTNGTFAYTNPFNSLVDAFYAALKREGAPQVPVVVAETGWPSAGVAGASTEKTQTYNQNLIRRIGKGTPARSGEIEVYIYGMFNEDQKSHESKTKFGLFSPDMQPVYLLGFSWKHST; encoded by the exons ATGGACGACGACGCGGAATGCGTCCTCCCCGCCATGCGCAACCTCCACCACGCTCTGGAATCTGCCGGCCTGGCTGACCGTCTCACGGTGGACACCGGGGTCCTCGGGTCGACCTTCCCGCCCTCCAATGACGCCTTCTCGGCCGACGCGACGACTTTCCTGAGCCCGATAGCAGCGTTCTTGGCCAACACCA ATGGCACGTTCGCATACACAAATCCCTTCAACTCGCTGGTCGACGCCTTCTACGCGGCACTGAAGAGGGAGGGAGCTCCGCAGGTGCCCGTGGTGGTGGCAGAGACTGGGTGGCCATCTGCAGGTGTAGCTGGGGCAAGCACAGAAAAGACACAGACGTATAACCAGAATCTGATCAGGCGCATCGGAAAAGGAACGCCGGCCAGGTCCGGTGAGATCGAGGTGTACATTTATGGCATGTTCAACGAGGACCAGAAGTCTCATGAATCGAAAACAAAATTCGGCCTATTCAGTCCTGATATGCAACCAGTTTATCTGCTCGGTTTTAGTTGGAAACATTCGACTTAG